The region TTGAGGTGGTCGATGAATTTTTTCCCCTCTGCCACGCCGCCTCCCTTGATGCCGAAGCCGACCAGGGCGCCGAACAGGCCGCGGGTGTGATACTTTTTGGCCACCGCGTACGAAGGGTGGTCCGGCAGCCCGGGGTAGTTGACCCAGCTGACCTTGGGATGGTTCTTGAGAAACTGGGCCACGGCCAGGGCATTGGTGCTGTGGCGCTCCATGCGCAGATGCAGGGTTTCCAGCCCCAGGAGGAACAGGAACGAGTTGAAGGGCGACACGGTCGGCCCGATGTCCCGCATCAGTTGGACGCGCACCTTGGTGATATAGGCCACGTTGCCCAGGGCCTCCCAGAAATTGAGACCGTGGTAGGAGGGGTCCGGCTCGGCGATCTGGGGGAATGCGCCGTTGCCCCAGTTGAAGCTGCCGCCGTCCACGATCACGCCGCCGATGGAGGTGCCGTGGCCGCCGATGAACTTGGTGGCGGAATGCACCACGATATCGGCGCCATGTTTGAGCGGCTGCACCAGATAGGGGGAGGGAGCGGTGTTGTCGATGATCAGCGGGATATTGTTTTCATGGGCGATGGCCGCCACTTTCTCGATATCCAGGGTATCCAGCTTGGGGTTGCCCACGGTTTCGCCGTAGAGCAGCTTGGTCTTGGGGGTGATGGCCTTGCGGAAGTTCTCCGGGTCAGAGGGATCGACGAACCTGACCGTGATCCCCAGTTGGGGAAACGTATAGTGGAACAGGTTGTAGGTGCCGCCGTACAGGCTGGTGGCGGAAACGATCTCATCGCCGGCATGGGCCAGGGTCAGGATGGCCAGGCTGATGGCCGCCGCCCCGGAAGAGGTGGCCAGCGCCGCCGTGCCGCCTTCCAGGGCCGCCACCCTCTGCTCGAAAACGTCCGAGGTGGGGTTCATCAGACGGGTGTAGACGTTGCCGGGCTCCTGCAACCCGAAGAGCCGGGCGGCATGGTCGGCGTCGTTGAAAACATAGGACGAGGTCTGGTAGATGGGGACCGCACGGCTGTTGGTGGTGGGGTCCGGTTTCTGCCCTGCGTGCAGGGCCAGGGTTTCCGCTTGATATGCGGGAGAATCGCTCATTTGTGTGCCTCCATTGGCTGGGATGAACGCCGAAGCGTTTGGCTTATGGCTAAACCGCGCGAACCTTCGATCCGCTTGGTTACCTGATGACTAGCGGGCTTCCGTCAAGCGGACACCTTGCGGCGCTCCCTGCTCCAGCGGAAGCGCGGCGTCTTTCGACCAGCCGATCCACGAGCTGTCGTAGTTGTGCAGCTTCTCCAGCGGCCAGCCGGCAAGGTACAGGGTAAAGAGCGCCTGGGTGGAGCGCACCCCGGACTGGCAGTAGAAGTACTGTTCCTTATTCCTGTCGTAGCCGAGCGTGTGCAGCAGGTGCCCAACTTCGGCGGCATTCAGCCACTCGGCCTGATTATCCTTCTTCTTGAACAGCGCCCAGTTGCTGTGGTTGCTCCCTGGAATCCGGCCGGCGCGGTAGGCCCCCTTCTTCAACTCCTCGCCGGTAAACTCCTTCAGGTCCCGGTTATCCCACAACTGGGCGGCGGCACTGCCCCGCACGGCATCGATCTCCGGGGTATCGACCCGCAGCCGCGGCTCGGCGATGCGGGCGACAAAACCGCCTCTGCGGGCCGGGGCGTCCGGGGCCAGGATATCGACCGGATATCCGGCGGCCCGCCACGCCTTGACCCCGCCGTCCAGCACCCTGACATCACCCTTGCCGTAATAGGTGAAGGCCCACCAGAGGCGGGTGGCGTCGTACTTGGTGTCATAGACCACCACAACAGAGTTCCGGTCGATACCGAGCCCCTGCGCCAACCTGCTGAAACCGGCGGCAGCGATGATATTGCCGGCGACGCCGTTCTGGGTCTCCGGGGGCGCTTCGATATCCGGGCGATCCACCTGGTACGAACCGGGGATGTGTCCCAGGCGGTACTCCAGGTTGTTTTCAGCCGCCAGGATCACCAGCTTCGGGGTGCGGGCATCGATCAAGCGCTTCAGTTCCTGGACGCTG is a window of Oryzomonas sagensis DNA encoding:
- a CDS encoding O-acetylhomoserine aminocarboxypropyltransferase/cysteine synthase family protein, with translation MSDSPAYQAETLALHAGQKPDPTTNSRAVPIYQTSSYVFNDADHAARLFGLQEPGNVYTRLMNPTSDVFEQRVAALEGGTAALATSSGAAAISLAILTLAHAGDEIVSATSLYGGTYNLFHYTFPQLGITVRFVDPSDPENFRKAITPKTKLLYGETVGNPKLDTLDIEKVAAIAHENNIPLIIDNTAPSPYLVQPLKHGADIVVHSATKFIGGHGTSIGGVIVDGGSFNWGNGAFPQIAEPDPSYHGLNFWEALGNVAYITKVRVQLMRDIGPTVSPFNSFLFLLGLETLHLRMERHSTNALAVAQFLKNHPKVSWVNYPGLPDHPSYAVAKKYHTRGLFGALVGFGIKGGGVAEGKKFIDHLKLHSLLANIGDAKSLVIHPASTTHQQLNPDEQLATGVTPDFIRLSVGVENVNDIIADLEQALAQV
- a CDS encoding sulfurtransferase → MNTKPIRIIFTILALLNLTLVSAVAGESGYKGYPRGNALISVQELKRLIDARTPKLVILAAENNLEYRLGHIPGSYQVDRPDIEAPPETQNGVAGNIIAAAGFSRLAQGLGIDRNSVVVVYDTKYDATRLWWAFTYYGKGDVRVLDGGVKAWRAAGYPVDILAPDAPARRGGFVARIAEPRLRVDTPEIDAVRGSAAAQLWDNRDLKEFTGEELKKGAYRAGRIPGSNHSNWALFKKKDNQAEWLNAAEVGHLLHTLGYDRNKEQYFYCQSGVRSTQALFTLYLAGWPLEKLHNYDSSWIGWSKDAALPLEQGAPQGVRLTEAR